From one Rhodamnia argentea isolate NSW1041297 chromosome 1, ASM2092103v1, whole genome shotgun sequence genomic stretch:
- the LOC115743936 gene encoding trihelix transcription factor GTL2, translating into MFDGVPDQFHQFIASSRASSLSLPLSFPLPHASLPQSPPPPPPPPLASLSFPAFDLYPPHHLHHLQHPPPPHFLQPLHQPPPTQKDIAPGEIGGENNLVPVNLGGVHQRDRSELAEAATVDDDRQWTGDEVLALFRIRSSMENWFPEFTWEHVSRKLAELGFRRSAEECKAKFEEESIRSYTPTSASYPKNDRLLSELEELCNSNHGDHQNNPQLLAADKSTEDKVRKLGVGEEEEEDKMTCQMIQDFDGANSRNELLATVNNAPEENYKKAATDDEDHINRSSSKGKKRKRSQEERLEKYELFKGLCESVVRRLMAQQEEMHNKLLEDMVRREKEMVEREESWKRQEMERMNKELDARAHEQTVAGNRQATIIEFLKKFTSFDGDDDQNPHLLSNSSSPCSLAEPNSSNPNDNSSTSHMGTNKPSHVAEVPTSSSLENHNRSTCSSSFQSTPTKQDPSSALATMAQAEPRSNPPTLTNITPQNPNPLNTHQKTNHGSHSSASNAAKDQDLGKRWPRDEVQALINLRCSLYGATSNEDHKLEGSNNSSSNKAPLWERISQKMLELGYERSAKRCKEKWENINKYFRKTKDNDKKRSLDSRTCPYFHQLSHLYSQGKLAARAATPPADQPLPETHTHDDSSAAQSGGGNDKGVANQVAPAANFEF; encoded by the exons ATGTTTGATGGAGTGCCGGACCAGTTTCACCAGTTCATAGCCTCCTCGAGAGCttcatcactctctctccctctatcttTCCCGCTGCCACACGCCTCTTTACCCCAATCaccaccgccgcctcctcctcctcctctcgctTCTCTGAGTTTCCCCGCCTTTGATCTCTACCCTCCTCACCACCTCCACCATCTGCAACACCCGCCGCCTCCCCATTTCCTGCAACCGCTGCACCAACCGCCTCCAACCCAGAAAGACATCGCCCCCGGAGAGATAGGTGGCGAGAACAACTTGGTCCCTGTGAATTTGGGCGGCGTCCATCAGAGAGACAGATCCGAATTAGCAGAAGCAGCCACCGTCGATGATGATCGCCAGTGGACTGGCGATGAAGTGCTTGCGCTGTTCAGAATCAGATCTAGCATGGAGAATTGGTTCCCTGAATTCACTTGGGAACATGTGTCCAG GAAGCTTGCAGAGCTTGGCTTCAGGAGGAGTGCTGAGGAGTGCAAggcaaaatttgaagaagaaagcaTCAGATCATACACGCCCACTAGCGCTAGTTATCCCAAGAACGACAGGTTGCTGAGTGAGCTTGAAGAGCTGTGCAACAGCAATCATGGAGATCACCAGAACAATCCTCAACTGCTTGCAGCTGACAAGAGTACTGAGGATAAGGTGAGAAAGCTCGGAgtaggagaagaagaagaagaagacaagatgaCTTGTCAGATGATTCAGGACTTCGATGGCGCCAACTCAAGAAACGAATTGCTTGCGACCGTGAATAATGCACCagaggaaaattacaaaaaggcAGCAACAGACGATGAGGACCACATCAACAGATCATCCTCCAAGGGCAAAAAGAGGAAGAGGTCACAGGAGGAGAGGCTGGAGAAGTACGAGCTGTTCAAGGGCTTATGCGAGAGTGTTGTGCGGAGGTTGATGGCTCAGCAGGAGGAGATGCACAACAAGCTGCTGGAGGACATGGTGAGGAgggagaaggagatggtggagaGAGAGGAGTCGTGGAAGAGGCAGGAGATGGAGAGGATGAACAAGGAGCTCGACGCTAGGGCTCACGAGCAGACCGTTGCAGGTAACAGACAGGCCACCATCATCGAGTTCCTCAAGAAGTTCACTTCCTTCGATGGCGACGATGATCAGAACCCGCATTTGCTATCAAACTCGTCGAGTCCATGCTCCTTGGCGGAGCCCAACTCCTCAAACCCTAATGACAATTCCAGCACTTCCCATATGGGCACGAACAAACCAAGCCATGTTGCTGAAGTTCCCACTTCGTCTTCTCTGGAAAACCACAATCGTTCCACTTGTTCTTCCTCCTTCCAAAGCACACCCACCAAGCAAGACCCAAGCTCAGCTTTAGCAACAATGGCGCAAGCTGAACCCAGGTCCAACCCGCCAACTTTGACCAACATTACTCCACAAAACCCTAATCCTCTCAACACCCATCAAAAGACCAACCACGGGTCACACAGCTCGGCCTCAAATGCGGCCAAAGATCAGGACCTTGGGAAGAGATGGCCAAGAGATGAAGTCCAGGCACTGATAAACCTTCGGTGCAGTCTCTATGGTGCTACCAGTAACGAAGATCACAAATTGGAAGGATCAAAtaacagcagcagcaacaaagCTCCACTGTGGGAGAGGATCTCACAGAAGATGTTGGAGCTGGGCTACGAGAGGAGCGCCAAGAGGTGCAAAGAGAAGTGGGAGAACATAAACAAGTACTTCAGGAAAACCAAAGACAACGACAAGAAGAGGTCCCTCGACTCAAGGACGTGCCCTTACTTCCACCAACTGAGCCACTTGTACAGCCAAGGAAAACTCGCCGCCCGCGCGGCCACGCCGCCTGCCGACCAGCCCTTGCCAGAGACCCACACTCACGACGATTCATCCGCCGCGCAATCTGGTGGGGGTAACGACAAGGGCGTTGCCAATCAGGTAGCTCCAGCTGCTAATTTTGAGTTTTGA
- the LOC115743937 gene encoding zeta-carotene desaturase, chloroplastic/chromoplastic, which yields MASSVAFPATSVTRTRKGNGEFLLSGRRRQLWKVPQRLRVRSSLDSNVSDMRVNAPKGLFPPEPEHYRGPKLKVAIIGAGLAGMSTAVELLDQGHEVDIYDSRSFIGGKVGSFVDKRGNHIEMGLHVFFGCYNNVFRLLKKVGADQNLLVKDHTHTFVNKGGEIGELDFRFPFGAPLHGIRAFLSTNQLKTYDKARNAVALALSPVVKALVDPDGALKDIRDLDSVSFSDWFMSKGGTRMSIQRMWDPVAYALGFIDCDNISARCMLTIFALFATKTEASLLRMLKGSPDVYLSGPIRKYITDRGGRFHLRWGCREILYDKSADGETYIAGLAISKATNKQVVKADAYVAACDVPGIKRLLPSQWREWEFFDNIYQLVGVPVVTVQLRYNGWVTELQDLERSRQLRKAAGLDNLLYTPDADFSCFADLALVSPEDYYIEGQGSLLQCVLTPGDPYMPLLNEEIIKRVSKQVLTLFPSSQGLEVTWSSVVKIGQSLYREAPGKDPFRPDQKTPIKNFFLAGSYTKQDYIDSMEGATLSGRQASAYICDAGEELVALRKKIASAFDSQVQANALNTKDELSLV from the exons ATGGCTTCTTCTGTTGCTTTTCCGGCGACTTCCGTGACCCGGACCCGGAAAGGAAATGGCGAATTCTTGCTATCGGGTCGTCGCCGGCAGCTGTGGAAGGTGCCACAGAGGCTGCGCGTTCGGTCTTCGCTGGACTCAAATGTGTCGGACATGAGAGTTAATG CTCCAAAGGGCTTGTTCCCTCCAGAGCCTGAACATTACAGGGGGCCGAAGCTGAAAGTGGCAATTATAGGAGCAGGGCTTGCGGGTATGTCAACTGCAGTTGAGCTTTTGGATCAAGGACATGAG GTTGATATATATGATTCAAGGTCCTTCATTGGTGGGAAAGTCGGTTCATTTGTTGATAAACGTGGAAACCACATCGAAATGGGTCTGCATGTCTTTTTTGGCTGCTACAACAATGTTTTTCGTTTGTTGAAGAAG GTGGGTGCAGACCAAAATTTGCTTGTGAAGGATCACACCCACACCTTTGTGAACAAAGGCGGTGAAATTGGTG AACTTGATTTCCGGTTTCCTTTCGGAGCTCCGCTGCACGGGATTCGTGCATTCTTGTCGACAAATCAACTGAAG ACTTATGATAAAGCCAGAAATGCCGTTGCTCTTGCACTGAGTCCAGTCGTGAAGGCTCTAGTCGATCCAGATGGAGCGCTGAAGGACATACGTGATTTGGATAGT GTAAGCTTCTCTGATTGGTTTATGTCCAAGGGCGGCACACGGATGAGCATCCAGAGAATGTGGGATCCTGTTGCCTATGCCCTTGGATTTATCGACTGTGACAACATCAGTGCTCGTTGTATGCTCACAATATTTGCGTTGTTTGCCACCAAAACAGAGGCTTCTCTACTACGCATGCTCAAGGGCTCTCCAGACGTTTACTTGAGCGGCCCAATTAGGAAGTACATTACAGACAGAGGAGGCAG GTTTCATCTTAGGTGGGGATGCAGAGAGATACTCTATGACAAATCTGCCGATGGAGAGACATACATTGCAGGACTTGCTATTTCTAAA GCTACCAATAAACAAGTTGTGAAAGCTGATGCTTATGTAGCAG CTTGTGATGTCCCTGGGATCAAGAGACTTCTTCCGTCGCAATGGAGGGAATGGGAGTTCTTTGATAATATTTATCAGCTAGTTGGCGTGCCTGTTGTCACAGTGCAGCTTCGGTACAATGGCTGGGTAACTGAGTTGCAGGATCTAGAGAGGTCAAG GCAATTGAGGAAAGCTGCCGGATTAGACAACCTTCTCTACACTCCAGATGCGGATTTCTCTTGCTTCGCAGACCTTGCGCTCGTTTCTCCAGAAGATTACTACATTGAGGGACAAGGTTCCTTGCTCCA ATGTGTTCTGACACCAGGTGATCCATATATGCCTTTGCTGAATGAGGAGATCATCAAAAGAGTCTCCAAGCAG GTCCTCACATTGTTCCCGTCATCTCAAGGCTTAGAAGTGACTTGGTCATCTGTCGTCAAAATCGGACAATCTCTCTACCGAGAAGCTCCCGGTAAAGATCCATTCAGACCTGATCAGAAGACACCCATCAAAAACTTTTTCCTCGCCGGCTCGTACACAAAGCAG GATTACATCGATAGCATGGAAGGCGCCACTTTATCCGGGAGGCAGGCTTCAGCATATATATGTGATGCTGGGGAAGAGCTGGTGGCTCTGCGAAAGAAGATAGCCTCCGCTTTCGATTCTCAAGTCCAAGCAAACGCTCTTAATACCAAGGACGAGCTAAGTCTTGTCTAA
- the LOC115743938 gene encoding uncharacterized protein LOC115743938: MVKQFMVMDAWMREAEEASGLLEEVESKFKKKNPQELCRLRDTTRSKLLDLGTKLDRLECLLHNPPSRPFLTDEDLGWRWKMLSDIQLRTREVAIGFLVSASSSRPGELHSADSKETSQSTSIFNQDEMAASFSKDDPEMLKPLLSDNASQIHHKQDSFTATSWLWKTCWITCSILGATALLFTLFVVCAII, encoded by the exons atggtgaagCAATTCATGGTGATGGATGCGTGGATGAGAGAAGCTGAAGAAGCTTCAGGGTTGTTGGAAGAGGTAGAGAGCAAGTTCAAGAAAAAGAATCCTCAGGAGCTGTGCAGGCTCAGAGACACCACTAGATCCAAACTCCTTGACCTTGGGACGAAGCTTGATCGCCTTGAGTGTCTCCTGCACAATCCACCGTCAAGACCCTtctt AACCGACGAAGATTTAGGTTGGCGATGGAAAATGCTGTCGGATATTCAGCTGCGAACAAGAGAAGTGGCCATCGGTTTCCTCGTGTCAGCATCTTCAAGCAG GCCTGGAGAGTTGCATTCTGCAGACTCCAAAGAAACCAGTCAATCTACCAGCATTTTTAATCAAG ATGAGATGGCAGCCTCATTTTCGAAAGATGACCCAGAGATGCTTAAACCTCTTTTG TCGGATAATGCATCTCAAATTCATCATAAGCAG GACTCTTTCACTGCGACGAGTTGGCTCTGGAAAACTTGTTGGATCACATGTTCGATTCTTGGAGCAACTGCACTTCTCTTTACATTGTTTGTTGTCTGTGCAATAATATGA